The sequence below is a genomic window from Bacteroidota bacterium.
ACGGGTCCTCGCTTGATCTGGTTGAATCGCTGGTAAAACACGAAGCATTGTCTAGAGAAGATAGGCGCGAGATTCTTCTTTTGATAGAGAAAATGGATGCGAATCAAACCAAAGATGATGAGGCTGAATGATGGAAATAATTCCTTTCTTTTCCTGGCTAGGCGAACTAAGCATATCGTATTTTTGGGCGCCAGTAGGTGTGTGGACTTTGGGGGCATTTCCACTTTTTATGATTGCAAAAAAGCTTGGGAGAAGGAGACCTGTCATTCAGTACCTTGCAACGACAGCATTGCTCATTTCACTGCCTCTTGGTTTTGTGATGATGCCGATGCTTGAAGATGGACTAACCAATATTACAGTGAACCGGCAAGTCTCGTCGCTACTAATTGAGCCCGTTGATAACATAGGCATGACAATTCCTGCCTACATGGAAGCTCCCGTAATAAAAAGTATTCCATCAAAAGCCAATGTTCCTGCACAACCAGCTCCGATAAATGGAAATACGATCGTTGGTATAATAACCACCTTTTTTGCCGTGGTGAGTGTTTATGGACTGTTGACCCTATCTGCCAAGCTGTTCTGCTTACGGGTAATGC
It includes:
- a CDS encoding BlaI/MecI/CopY family transcriptional regulator gives rise to the protein YLEFTQEGKAYIYKTARAPHEVKFNLLSSILDKVFNGSSLDLVESLVKHEALSREDRREILLLIEKMDANQTKDDEAE